From one Thalassobaculum sp. OXR-137 genomic stretch:
- the rpe gene encoding ribulose-phosphate 3-epimerase: MANAPLIAPSILAADFAKLGEEIRAVDAAGADWIHVDVMDGHFVPNISLGPAIVKAIRPYTAKTFDVHLMISPVDAYVPGFIEAGADIVTVHPEAGPHVHRTLQLIRSLGAKAGVALNPGTPVEALDNLIDMVDLILVMTVNPGFGGQAFIASQLEKIAAVRRRIDATGRAIHLEVDGGVTAETSGRIVAAGADVLVAGTATFKGGTEAYAANIAAIRAAN, encoded by the coding sequence ATGGCCAACGCTCCGCTGATCGCCCCCTCCATTCTCGCCGCCGACTTCGCCAAGCTCGGCGAGGAGATCCGTGCCGTCGACGCCGCCGGCGCCGACTGGATCCATGTCGACGTGATGGACGGACATTTCGTTCCGAACATCTCGCTGGGCCCGGCGATCGTGAAGGCGATCCGGCCGTATACGGCCAAGACCTTCGACGTCCACCTGATGATCTCGCCGGTCGACGCCTATGTGCCCGGCTTCATCGAGGCCGGCGCCGATATCGTCACCGTCCATCCGGAAGCCGGCCCGCACGTCCACCGCACCCTGCAGCTCATCCGCTCCCTGGGGGCGAAGGCCGGGGTCGCGCTGAACCCGGGCACGCCGGTGGAGGCGCTGGACAATCTGATCGACATGGTCGACCTGATCCTGGTGATGACCGTGAACCCGGGCTTCGGCGGCCAGGCCTTCATCGCCTCCCAGCTCGAGAAGATCGCCGCCGTGCGCCGGCGGATCGACGCCACCGGCCGCGCCATCCACCTGGAGGTCGATGGCGGCGTGACGGCGGAGACGTCCGGGCGCATCGTGGCGGCGGGTGCCGACGTGCTGGTCGCCGGCACCGCGACCTTCAAGGGCGGGACGGAGGCCTATGCGGCGAACATCGCCGCGATCAGGGCCGCCAACTGA
- a CDS encoding heparinase II/III family protein has product MSRRRDRRGLSDRLRDAYFASPVHAWRLSGPVPDGLAVSITDAWTGDSDLGRELLEGTYTLGGTAVQVGADPWGQTGYSDAALEALHRFEWLRDLRDLGGDAARRRARDLVGAWIERYPAWDRLAWRADLLAARVAAWVHTFGFFADSADDEFRRRVLESLIRQYRHLQSAVESGPDGVSRLETLRGALIAGVALGADGDEVQGLVDRLDAAIRAQVLPDGGHRSRSPAMQTDALVALVDARAALRAAGRESTAALDETIQRMTGVLRMLRHGDGGLALFNGATEGQVWRLDTLIARTEAKTRAVTSALETGFERLVAGRAVAIIDTGAPVAADDTAHAGTLSLEFSVGKERLVVNCGAAPGDPRWQGLLRASAAHSGLVIDDTNTTELRADGSLGRRPAQVRLERWEADGAVWVEAEHDGYRESHSILHRRRLFLAAGGDDLRGEDVLTYTGGPGAKPTEAAIRFHLHPRVSASLIQNGASVLLRMPSGGGWRLRVTGGKLALNESVYFGEGGHLQRTRQIVIGVPLDELRELESISVKWALRREDRR; this is encoded by the coding sequence GTGAGCAGGCGGCGGGATAGGCGCGGACTGTCGGATCGCCTGCGGGACGCCTATTTCGCCTCGCCGGTACACGCGTGGCGTCTGTCGGGTCCCGTGCCGGACGGTCTCGCCGTGTCGATCACCGATGCCTGGACCGGCGATTCCGACCTCGGCCGCGAGCTTCTGGAAGGCACCTACACCCTCGGCGGGACCGCCGTGCAGGTGGGGGCGGATCCCTGGGGCCAGACCGGCTACAGCGATGCCGCGCTGGAGGCCCTGCACCGGTTCGAATGGCTGCGCGACCTGCGCGATCTCGGCGGCGATGCCGCCCGCCGGCGCGCCCGCGACCTGGTCGGCGCCTGGATCGAGCGCTATCCGGCCTGGGACCGTCTGGCCTGGCGCGCCGACCTGCTGGCCGCCCGCGTGGCCGCCTGGGTCCATACCTTCGGCTTCTTCGCCGATTCCGCCGATGACGAGTTCCGCCGCCGGGTGCTGGAAAGCCTGATCCGCCAGTACCGCCACCTGCAAAGCGCGGTCGAAAGCGGTCCGGACGGCGTGTCGCGTCTGGAGACCCTACGCGGCGCCCTGATCGCCGGGGTGGCGCTGGGTGCGGACGGCGACGAGGTTCAGGGGCTGGTCGACCGCCTCGACGCCGCCATCCGCGCCCAGGTGCTGCCCGACGGCGGCCACCGCTCGCGCTCGCCCGCCATGCAGACCGATGCGCTGGTCGCCCTGGTCGACGCGCGCGCCGCCCTGCGCGCTGCGGGCCGGGAGTCCACCGCCGCCCTGGACGAGACGATCCAGCGCATGACCGGCGTGCTGCGGATGCTGCGCCACGGCGACGGTGGGCTCGCCCTGTTCAACGGCGCCACCGAGGGCCAGGTCTGGCGCCTGGACACCCTGATCGCCCGGACCGAGGCCAAGACGCGGGCCGTCACCTCCGCCCTGGAGACCGGGTTCGAGCGGCTGGTCGCCGGCCGTGCCGTCGCCATCATCGACACCGGCGCACCGGTCGCCGCCGACGACACCGCCCACGCCGGCACGCTCAGCCTGGAATTCTCCGTCGGCAAGGAACGGCTGGTGGTCAATTGCGGCGCCGCCCCGGGCGACCCGCGCTGGCAGGGGCTGCTGCGCGCGTCGGCCGCCCATTCCGGGCTGGTGATCGACGACACCAACACCACCGAATTGCGGGCCGACGGCAGCCTCGGCCGCCGCCCGGCCCAGGTACGCCTGGAACGCTGGGAGGCCGACGGGGCCGTTTGGGTCGAGGCCGAGCATGACGGCTACCGCGAGAGCCACTCGATCCTGCATCGCCGCCGCCTGTTCCTGGCGGCCGGCGGCGACGATCTGCGCGGCGAGGACGTGCTGACCTATACCGGCGGGCCGGGCGCCAAGCCGACGGAGGCGGCGATCCGCTTCCACCTGCATCCGCGGGTCTCCGCCTCGCTGATCCAGAACGGCGCCTCGGTGCTGCTGCGCATGCCGTCGGGCGGCGGCTGGCGTCTGCGGGTCACCGGCGGCAAGCTGGCGCTCAACGAGAGCGTCTATTTCGGCGAAGGCGGCCATCTGCAGCGCACCCGCCAGATCGTCATCGGCGTGCCGCTGGACGAGCTGCGGGAGCTGGAGTCGATCTCGGTGAAATGGGCCCTGCGCCGCGAGGACAGGCGCTAG
- a CDS encoding glycosyltransferase family 4 protein, producing the protein MSALLILLGLAAALSCLATRAVLALLRRAAILDHPNDRSSHAVPTPRGGGIAVIASIVVASLGWSMVAGQPGSDQTGGGLGVALALAIGLSVLSFVDDLRNLSAGIRLAAHFLAVAGGLWALGGHGAFAAYLPQPLDLALTALGWLWFINLYNFMDGIDGIVGSETAAIAVGVGGLAVLGLAPATLFAPSAAILGAAIGFLVWNWHRAKIFLGDSGSIPLGFLMGYLLVATAQPGGAALAAALVLPLVFVLDASVTLLRRLARGKKPTEAHREHAYQRATQGGWPHDRVCLAVIAANAGLIALAWLVAPVQPWLTVVLGLAVAALCYGLLMRVYDLDRARGSA; encoded by the coding sequence ATGTCCGCGCTCCTGATCCTTCTCGGCCTGGCCGCCGCCCTGTCCTGTCTCGCCACCCGGGCGGTGCTGGCCCTGCTGCGGCGCGCGGCGATCCTCGACCATCCCAACGACCGCTCGAGCCACGCCGTTCCCACCCCGCGCGGCGGCGGCATTGCCGTGATCGCCAGCATCGTCGTCGCCAGCCTCGGCTGGTCCATGGTCGCCGGGCAGCCCGGTAGCGATCAGACCGGGGGTGGGCTCGGCGTCGCCCTCGCCCTGGCGATCGGCCTGAGCGTCCTGTCCTTCGTCGACGACCTGCGCAACCTGTCCGCCGGCATCCGTCTCGCCGCGCATTTCCTGGCGGTGGCCGGCGGTCTCTGGGCGCTGGGCGGACATGGGGCCTTCGCCGCCTATCTGCCGCAGCCGCTGGACCTGGCGCTGACCGCCCTTGGCTGGCTCTGGTTCATCAACCTGTACAATTTCATGGACGGGATCGACGGCATCGTCGGCAGCGAGACCGCCGCCATTGCGGTGGGCGTCGGCGGTCTGGCGGTCCTCGGCCTCGCCCCGGCCACGCTTTTCGCTCCGAGCGCCGCGATCCTCGGTGCCGCCATCGGCTTCCTGGTGTGGAACTGGCACCGGGCGAAGATCTTCCTCGGCGATTCCGGCAGCATTCCGCTCGGCTTCCTGATGGGCTACCTGCTGGTCGCCACCGCCCAGCCGGGCGGCGCGGCCCTGGCGGCGGCCCTGGTGCTGCCGCTGGTCTTCGTGCTGGACGCCTCGGTCACCCTGCTGCGCCGCCTCGCCCGTGGCAAGAAGCCGACAGAGGCCCATCGCGAGCACGCCTATCAGCGCGCCACCCAGGGCGGCTGGCCGCATGACCGGGTATGCCTGGCGGTGATCGCCGCCAATGCCGGGCTGATCGCCCTCGCCTGGTTGGTGGCGCCGGTGCAGCCGTGGCTCACCGTCGTCCTCGGCCTTGCGGTGGCGGCCCTGTGCTACGGCCTGCTGATGCGCGTCTACGACCTGGATCGCGCCCGAGGCTCCGCATGA
- a CDS encoding NAD-dependent epimerase/dehydratase family protein translates to MKVLVTGASGYVGRAVLRDLEAAGHGIVAAVRDPARLPPRWRDRAAAVGEISADTDWSAALSGVDAVVHLASPSAPGGLADDILDRIVVAGTKRLAEAAQRAGARRFVFMSSVKAVGETTPFAGVDETVDPAPEDSYGRAKIAAERALQDTALSYPGLEVAILRPPPVYGPGSGGNVRRIIDFLRGAPPVLPLGILGNRRSFLHRDNLASATLACLEKPEAAGRTFFVTDGEPLSTGALVRRILTALDRRALLLPLPAAGLSRLGATGRRLGASCVFDDTALRRTLDWKPVVDGRAGMLEAVRFAADPLQTAVRGDQPC, encoded by the coding sequence ATGAAGGTTCTGGTCACCGGGGCGAGCGGCTATGTCGGGCGCGCCGTCCTGCGCGATCTGGAGGCCGCGGGTCACGGGATCGTCGCTGCCGTGCGCGATCCCGCCCGTCTGCCGCCGCGCTGGCGCGACCGGGCGGCGGCGGTCGGCGAGATCTCTGCGGATACCGACTGGTCCGCCGCCCTGAGCGGGGTCGACGCGGTGGTGCATCTGGCCAGCCCCAGCGCTCCGGGCGGCCTCGCCGACGATATTCTCGACCGCATCGTCGTTGCGGGAACGAAACGGCTTGCCGAAGCCGCCCAGCGCGCGGGCGCACGCCGATTCGTCTTCATGAGCTCGGTCAAGGCGGTGGGTGAGACCACCCCCTTCGCCGGCGTAGACGAGACCGTCGACCCCGCCCCGGAGGATTCCTACGGCCGGGCGAAGATCGCCGCCGAGCGGGCGCTGCAGGACACCGCGCTGTCGTATCCCGGGCTGGAGGTCGCGATCCTGCGCCCGCCGCCGGTCTACGGCCCCGGCAGCGGCGGCAACGTGCGCAGGATCATCGACTTCCTGCGCGGCGCCCCGCCGGTTCTGCCGCTGGGCATCCTCGGCAACCGCCGCTCGTTCCTGCATCGCGACAATCTGGCGTCGGCCACCCTGGCCTGTCTTGAAAAGCCGGAGGCCGCGGGCCGCACGTTCTTCGTGACCGACGGCGAGCCGCTGTCCACCGGCGCGCTGGTGCGGCGGATCCTGACGGCCCTGGACCGAAGGGCGCTGCTGCTGCCCCTGCCGGCCGCCGGGCTGTCCCGGCTCGGCGCCACCGGCCGGCGGCTCGGCGCGTCCTGCGTCTTCGACGATACCGCCCTGCGCCGGACCCTGGACTGGAAACCGGTCGTCGACGGCCGCGCGGGCATGCTAGAGGCCGTCCGGTTCGCGGCGGATCCTCTGCAAACTGCCGTTCGGGGAGATCAGCCGTGCTAG
- a CDS encoding nucleoside-diphosphate sugar epimerase/dehydratase, which yields MNARAFRRSLLIFAHDTAMAAVSFPLALYVRLGDQIVWWPMQAIQTGTALFTLTALAVFLVMRLDTAVWRYTSIGDLGQILRAVAVIIAAFLVLQFIVTRLDSLPRSFLIIEAALLSILLMLPRVGYRLLKDGTISALFERNSRDRVPVLLVGAGDGADLFIRESAPGHAVPYRVVGIVDDRDSRTGRRIRGVPVFGGLNKLEEVINRLTGQGLRPQRIVLTRRQMDGATVRTLLDQADAIGIPVSRMPVLSALETPGDGQVKLRPINVEDVLGRPQAILDRPAMRRLIEGRRVMVTGAGGTIGSELVRQIADLDPAHITLVEQSEYALYRIDLELAERVPDLPRAALIGDVRDRARVTEILGEAKPEILFHAAALKHVPLMEANVCDAVLTNAVGTRIVADAARAAGVGTVVVISTDKAVNPTNVMGATKRLAEAYCQALDLDGGTRFVTTRFGNVLGSTGSVVPLFQRQLERGGPLTVTHPDITRYFMTVREAVELVLQAAALESERGGITVLDMGEPVKIVDLADRMIRLAGLEPGKDIAIAFTGLRPGEKLHEELFHGAETLEATEIPAIRRAHPRTADRALIERGLDELEAAARSRQMGATVEILGRMVPEYESDTPKAAAGS from the coding sequence ATGAACGCCCGCGCTTTCCGACGCTCCCTGCTGATCTTCGCGCACGACACGGCAATGGCCGCCGTCTCGTTCCCGCTGGCGCTGTATGTGCGTCTCGGCGACCAGATCGTGTGGTGGCCGATGCAGGCGATCCAGACCGGCACGGCCCTGTTCACCCTGACCGCGCTGGCGGTGTTCCTGGTGATGCGGCTCGACACCGCCGTGTGGCGCTACACCTCGATCGGCGATCTCGGTCAGATCCTGCGGGCGGTGGCGGTCATCATCGCGGCGTTCCTGGTGCTGCAGTTCATCGTCACCCGGCTCGATTCGCTGCCCCGCTCCTTCCTGATCATCGAGGCGGCCCTGCTGTCGATCCTGCTGATGCTGCCCCGGGTCGGCTACCGGCTGCTGAAGGACGGCACCATCTCCGCCCTGTTCGAGCGCAATTCCCGGGACCGGGTCCCGGTGCTGCTGGTCGGCGCCGGCGATGGGGCCGACCTCTTCATCCGCGAATCCGCCCCCGGCCACGCGGTGCCCTACCGGGTAGTCGGCATCGTGGACGACCGGGATTCCCGCACCGGCCGCCGCATCCGCGGCGTACCGGTCTTCGGCGGGCTGAACAAACTGGAAGAGGTCATCAATCGGCTGACCGGCCAGGGTCTGCGGCCGCAGCGCATCGTCCTCACCCGGCGCCAGATGGACGGGGCGACCGTCCGCACTCTGCTGGACCAGGCCGACGCCATCGGCATTCCGGTCAGCCGGATGCCGGTGCTGAGCGCCCTGGAGACGCCCGGCGACGGCCAGGTCAAGCTGCGCCCGATCAACGTCGAGGACGTGCTCGGCCGCCCCCAGGCGATCCTCGACCGCCCCGCCATGCGGCGGCTGATCGAGGGCCGGCGGGTGATGGTGACCGGCGCCGGCGGCACCATCGGCTCCGAGCTCGTTCGCCAGATCGCCGATCTCGACCCGGCCCACATCACCCTGGTGGAGCAGTCGGAATATGCGCTGTATCGGATCGACCTGGAGCTGGCCGAGCGGGTCCCCGACCTGCCCCGCGCCGCCCTGATCGGCGACGTGCGCGACCGGGCGCGGGTGACCGAGATCCTGGGCGAGGCGAAGCCGGAGATCCTGTTCCACGCCGCCGCCCTGAAGCACGTGCCGCTGATGGAGGCCAATGTCTGCGACGCGGTGCTGACCAATGCCGTCGGCACCCGCATCGTCGCCGACGCCGCCCGCGCCGCCGGGGTCGGCACGGTGGTGGTGATCTCCACCGACAAGGCGGTGAACCCGACCAACGTCATGGGCGCCACCAAGCGGCTGGCCGAGGCCTATTGCCAGGCGCTCGACCTGGACGGCGGCACCCGCTTCGTCACCACCCGCTTCGGCAACGTGCTGGGCTCCACCGGCTCGGTGGTGCCGCTGTTCCAGCGCCAGCTCGAGCGCGGCGGGCCGCTGACCGTCACCCACCCGGACATCACCCGTTATTTCATGACCGTGCGCGAAGCGGTGGAGCTGGTGTTGCAGGCCGCCGCATTGGAGAGCGAGCGCGGCGGCATCACCGTGCTGGACATGGGCGAACCGGTGAAGATCGTCGATCTGGCCGACCGGATGATCCGGCTGGCGGGACTGGAGCCGGGCAAGGACATCGCCATCGCCTTCACCGGCCTGCGCCCGGGCGAGAAGCTGCACGAGGAGCTGTTCCACGGCGCGGAGACGCTGGAGGCGACGGAGATCCCGGCGATCCGCCGCGCCCATCCCCGCACCGCCGACCGCGCCCTGATCGAGCGCGGCCTGGACGAGCTGGAAGCCGCCGCCCGCTCCCGGCAGATGGGCGCGACGGTGGAGATCCTCGGCCGCATGGTGCCGGAATACGAATCCGACACGCCGAAGGCCGCGGCGGGGTCTTGA